CATGTCTAAATGAAGAATTCAGTACTTATAAAAAAGTTTGCTTTGTATTACATTCAATTTTCTACAAAGTTAATAAAGCAAATACAAACTTGCTatatcaacataaaaaaaaaaaaatttcccaagAGGTACGAAGGAGTTTGAGACTATatcacttttcctttttatagCCTTGGCTCTGCAGTCACCAGTGGATTTTAGCCAAGACAAATTTCTTCTATAAACTGATGTGGTTATATCCAACCTTTTTCAAGTCAGTATTATTCAACTTTTATAAATGGGTGACCTTACCTCAACAGCAGTATGACAGGATCGCATCACTCCAGTGCCAGTAGCATGCATCTGAGCCAGATTATAAAAAGCCAGAATGTGGCCACCCTGGGAGGccaagttaaaatatttcaaagcttgTTTATAGTCTCTCTTGACTCCAATGCCATCTAAAAGGAAGAGTAAGTCATTGCTATTCATTCCTCTTGAAAAGCAAAGttgtataaaatacatatatatatatacacacacacacacacttctaaTGCCACCTAGTGAACAGTTACTGAAAGGACAGATGCTTAGATCCAGCAAATTATCATTTTGATGCCACTTACTGTAATACATGGAACCTAGCTGAAGTTGTCCATCAACCCATCCCTGTTCTGCAGCCTTCTGGAAATACTTCAGTGCTAGCTCATAGTTCTGCAGGAAGATTTGGTCCAGTCATTAGAGCCTTGCAATACAccacaatttaagaaaaaaaaaaatgcgtgCATGCATGCGTAAGTAAGGACAAAtctgtattacagaaaaattacagaGATGTTCTGGTGCGAAAATATTTACCTGATcaaaatttggaaacaaaaaatgaaattgccTACAATGACATTAGCATGTCTTAAGCCTGTAGCCATCTCGAAGCTATCATACACACATAGCATCGCTATGAACAGTTATGCCTAACAGAATGTATGCCCTGTTTTGTTTCTAGAACAATTATTTAACTTATTTCTTCAACTCGGGCTAATTCAACTTTTGCATATCTCTTCGCATAGCTAAATATAAAACATTTGACAAAAAACCTTCTTGTGGGAAAAGCAACAAGGCAAATGAACTAATTAAAAGTTTCAAAGTGTTCCTCCACTCTCACAAAAGACAAAATGGGGACAGTTAGGACTTGCTTTATTTCACAAGAAAATTAGAGCCAAGTTCAAAATTACTGCTAAAAATTCACACTGCTATGCATTTCTAACAGTTTCAGCAACACTTTCAAACTTATTAGAGGGAACTCAGCATGTTTCATAGCTGTTAATGCCATAGtgaattttttttatgtattacAGATTTCCTCACGGAGTTTTCAATGTAACAGAAATCTCCCTCCAGAGAAAAAGTCTGTTGACAGCAAGAAGTTACACAATCACATATGATTAGAAAGACAACTGTCAAAAGCTTACCACTGGAACACCTCTTCCATAGAGGTAAGCCATTCCTAATCCACTCTGTCCAACTGGATTACcctgaaaacacaggaaaacacatCTGCAAAGGAAGGCAAAGCCTACAGCTACATCTTTCAAATCTGATGTCTTTAACACGACTAAAACAGACAGTGCTCAAGGTAGATTTGTTTTGTAACATTGCTCCTAGTAAGTAACAGTTATTTAGGGAGAAAACAGCATCTGTGATAACTTATTCAGTAACTACACAGGTGattaacaggaaaaagaaaagctttcaacaCTAGTTATGAAAGTCTACTGTGCAGTTTCAAAACATCGTATGAGATGTAGAACCCACACCCATAGAAAGGTGGAGCATTAATAGCTTATTCATCTTTAGTTTTTCCAAGTTTGAGATGTTCTGGATGCTACAGAAACTCAAAACTACAGGAACTCTGAGTATCTTTAAGGGCAGATTGGTAGCTGTCCTGTGGGCTGCATTACTGACCACTGCTTCTGCAAAGTTATGCACTGTGGTATTCCTTCAGTGAAGGACAGGCAATGGGGCACATCAGAAACCTTCTGTGAATGTAGGAAGTTAACAAATTGAGAGATCCTTACTGCAGGACAGAGGTACAGAACAGCAATCTAACTGTGGAATGCAAGAACCATGAAGGCAGTTATTTTACAACAGTCCCTTCAAAACTACACCTACTGTGTTTCACATGCTAAACATCTTTCCTGAAGGACTACTCATGCTTTAACTCTACATATGCTACCATAAGGGATAGGTCAAAGAGACAGAAAGGACAaacacccaaaacccaaacactcCAATGAGATGAGAGGTATAAGCCCAAAACACATTATCTATTCACTGACCACAAAACAGGACCAAAATAACATAGTATCAGTGCACTGTCAATTTCTGCAACCAGACAActtcaaattaatgaaaattaacatttaacaGGATTTCAGGCTATTTAGGTGGATAGTATTTCATACTGATGCCAGCATTCATGAGAGTTAGGTTCCTTGTGCTGAACACAGATTCATGAAGCACCATGATCTGAACTGGAGGCAGTTTCTGACATCTTAGATGAGCAGGGTTTAATTATGGGCTAAATCCAGGACAGAAGTTGGGAGTAGGTATATGAACATGTAAGTGCATAAAAGGAAGCATCTGCAGCATTTCTGAGCTAATCAACTTTTTAGTGCATATGCTGTATTACTAGCTTACAGATAATCATACCATATCAGCAGCTTTCTTGAAATACTGAAGAGCTGTTTCATTGCTCTGAGGTACAACATCACTTCCTTCTGAGTACATCTGAAGGAGAAAGGCATTATTGAAGAACAGCTGAAGAAGTTGGCTTAGCATAGAGAAGCATCTTCACTTTGCATATGAGGGAGAATCTATTGTACTATTAGACTATTCTGACTATTGCATTACTGACTAATCATTAATGAACTTGCccagaagcagaaaacacatCTGTTGTAAAATTCAGATTCTGCTGGTTTAACCTTCTCATGAAGAATGAACTGCCCATAAAATTCAAAAGTTTCTATGAAAATACCCATTTTTGAGTTCTACCAGCGTAGAGTGAAGAATGCTTAATCAGGAAAAAATCATGTGATACCAGCAGAAGTCAAAATACTTCTTGAAAACAGAAAGTTAAAATACTTCTTGAAAACAGAAAGTTAAAATACTTCTTGAAAACAGAAAGTTAAAATActtcttgaaaacaaaacaaaaattggtTACTAAACCCTGTTCATTTTAGCATTTAGATATAAAACACCCAGTCACTACAGAAAGCAGGAACCTGTGATTTTTTCTGTCAAGTGCCTGGACCAGCACATTATGGTATTTTTTCATGCTCTAAGGACATGAATTTTGCACCCTCCTTAGCAGTGACAGCCTAAAAAAGATGCACTAGAGCTGCTGCTTATTGCAGCCTAACCTTAGAGGGTACTCAAATGGAGTAATGAGGATGTAGCTCCTCACAGGGTGAAGGTAGCCTGCAACCCAGATCTCAGGCAAGTGACCTAAATACCCTTCTAAGCAATAACGCATTAATATCACCAATAGCAGCTTGTCAATCATGTTTTAGATTGAAAAAAGGACTTAAATCTGAGAAAACTGATACAACAGCCCACCTTGCAGATAAACTCAGGCTTTGGTTCAGAGTAGATGCAGACCTATTGGCAACTCTGACTCAGTTCTCTACACAGAATGAGAATACCTAtgtccttcccctttccttcctgaACTTACTATTTCTCACTATGCAAAATTTTGAGAAGCCCAGTTTTTCCCCACCCGCTGTACAGAAGAGCATAGCGGCCTACTCCGAGTTTTGAACTCCACCACAGAAAAACAACCTTTAAGTATTtaactatttaattaaaaaaaatctagttcaAGCACTACATAGAAAAAACAGAGGTTCCTAAGGGAAAGAAGTTCCTGAAGGAGCAAACAGAAAATTTAGATAAGACGACTGCAACACTCAAATCTTGCAGGACAATTCAAAACAGTAGCAAGAGAGAAGTACTTAGATTCCAGCATTCAAGTTTTAGACTGCCTGATATTGGAAAGTAGGaattttgctatttttcattGAAAGGAAGTCAATTTGTTTACTTTTGAGAGTTCATATCTTACCTTTCCTAGAAAGGCCATGGCATGTGAATTGCCAGCATTAGCTGCTTGATTGAAGTACTCAAATGCTCGCTACAGGgaagaaaataactattttagCCACCATGACTATGATTTGAGTACCTTTTCTTGCAAATGGAACAGAAGCAAGCAACTTGTTTTCAAAGTTACCAGGTTCTTCTGGGGATAAGAGTTATCCATTCCCCCTAATTTAATATATGTAACAGGGTTCCCCACTTAACTGGAATATAATGTAGCAATCCCTCtcaaatgcagagaaaaaaaatattacaactgCTACTATGCATAAGCTACACAGTTAAATCTTACTTCCTATTGTACCTCCAAATCCTGTTTAGAACAGATCTGCCAGTTCCTATTTCAGTTTTACACAGAGCTTGGTTATACTCATTCTGACCACTTGATATTATCACTGAACCCTTCTAGAGCAGTCATTTTAAGCTATTTTAAATGTgaataattaatttcttgttgGTGAGTGAAATAATCCTCAGGACTGCACACCCTCACAGCTCTCAATTTTTTCAATACATACTTTAAGAAGAGGTTAGCTATTTTAACTTCTATAAGCAGTAGCTAGGTTGGCTTACATCAGCAGAAGTTCTATTTTCTATGCACACTTAATAACTTTAGCATTGAAAGCTACAGTTTTGAATCAAAATATTCTTGCAAGCCACATAAACTAGACTATCACTGCTAATGTAGGCACAGTGCATCATGAAGATTCTACTACATGTACAAAAGCTCAGCCAGTTTCAAGTACTACTTGATGAAAGTCTGCTCTCTGTTTTGGACTTCCTCATTTCTAAGATACTAGTCTTAAACTAATTTTGTAAGAAAATCAGCGCCATGTACTAGTCAAAGTTTtattgaattaattaatttttattgaacaAGACTACTGAAGTCATTAAATAACTTATGGTGGTActtaaacacttctgcttcagtaTGGTCTCAGCTATACTTTCTCCCCCTCTGCCAAGTGTAATATGCATCAGAGATATACAGAAAGTGTACCTGATGATTTTGCTctactcctcttcctccatgcAAATGCAACTGTCCAAGGCCaacctaaaaataaattttacatttcaAGTAAGTCACTTTTCCCTAGGGACTCTCTTTTTCTAGTAATACAGATGCCAGCGAGCTTATTACATGCACAAAGACAGACCATATCAGAGTTAAAAATGCCACAAAATCTGAAGGCACAGATTTGCTTCAATAACTACAGTACAGTCCTATTTTTTTACATTAGTTTAAGCAGAAATTTATCCCAGATAAAAGTCACATGACTGTCCTAGATACAAAAATAATAACTGTTGATTTGAATTCTGCCTACCTAATTCTTAAGTCATATATGACCAAGCTGAATTGTGACAATTTGTCTATAGCAGTGTCCTCCCCTCCTGCAACGTGTGTAGGACAGGTCCAGTCTGCAGCACACAGAAGTCATGTAAGAGCTGTGAGAAACTGAGGTTCCCTATCAGGGCCAGTTCTTTTGATCAAGGCTTTCTCCACAACATCTAAAGCTATCCTCAAAGAAGTCTGGCTAGTTTCTAGTGAAAGTCAAGATCCTCTTTAAGATACTAAAGTTGTAATGTTTTGGACTTATTTTCcacaaaaatttccattttttgtcTGAGTTCTACCTTAAACAGTAAAACATAAGCCTCTTCTCATAAAAACTAATCAGGAAATAGCAACCAGATtgatttaggaggaagagagctaAAGCTCCAACACCTTTCCATATTTCATAAAGCTGTTCCTGTAACTCTTGAAAACCTCTGCATGCCATCACGTGAACTTAATCTTACCTGGGCTTGTACATCTCCTTTCTCTGCTAAAAACTGATAATACTGAATCAAGTCTTCTTCTAGCATCCCACTTGCCATTCCTGGATTTTCTACTTCATCTGCTAAGCGAATTCGCTGAACCACTGTGCCACCAGTCAAAGAAATGTCACTAGcaactggaaaaaacagaaaagatagaTTTACAGACAGTTTTGTTCAACACAAATATTACACTGCAACTTAGTAAAAACAGATCTCTACAGAGCTTCAAACTGTTACTCAGAGAGAATGAATTACTTTGACACTAAGAATTAAAGACAGTTCAATAGATAAAAATAGCATATCATGAATCAGAAGCAAATAGGTAACTTGTCTGAGAGCAGAAATCCTCTATTTTTATACTACTTGTGTTGATAGCACTTCTAGTATCTTCTAGGTGAATGATATAGAAATACATAGAAAGTCAAGAATTTTGGTCTAGTAAAAAGTTTTTACCGTGATTAGCTACAAGTCGGTAGTGAGTGAGAGCAGATTCACAACTCTGAAGGACTCCTATCCCAGCCCAGTACCGGTAACCctagaaaggaaaatataaaagctATGGGACTATTGGTTATTTGACAACATATCACTTGCCAGGTtacaaacatttttcacattACTTGAGCAAGATTTGACAAGACAACAGGCAAAACAAGTCTACTGCCTCTGCGTTAAAAGCAATTAACTGATACCATTAAGAGTTAAGCATAGTCAATATACTTCAGATATTACTCAGGAAAAAGCAAATAAGCAGAATGATATTTATGGATGAAAACCTAAAGCCTTTTACTTACACATGTTGCATTTTGTCTTAAATCTCACAATACTGATTAAAACAGCATCTTCTGTAAAGATCTCTGGCTTTCATAGTTCTTATTAGCCTATAAAAGTCAAGAGTCTGACACTTCTGCTTTAAGTCAAGAAAGTAAACATGGTCCATCTAAATTCATAGTGGTATATGGCTTAAAATGAGCAGACTTTTCCTTAACAAGGAATAACAGGGATGCTACTATTGCCCACTCAGCGCATGCATGATGATCTAATATTTGGATAGTGTATTCACATGAATGCAAATCTTACactaaaaatttaaaagtacaaaaaagtTCTTGCATGTGTAAAGTTATTAACTATCTTACTTACCAAGATCATATGGGCGATCAGATTTCCTCCTAAAGCTCCAAAAGTGTAATACACCAGGGCCTTAAAACAACATCATTGGTTATTTAACATGTGCATTCAAGATAAAATACAAGAGCACACACTGAAGATTTTTAAGTTACCTTAGCTTGACTAGAATTGACTCCCAGACCAGATGCATATAGAAATCCAAGAGCCTAGAAGTAAAATAAAGTTTGTCAGCACATCCTTTGAAAAATCCAGGATCAGTTTTTCTGGAATACATCAGATGTCAAAAACCAATTCAAAGCTGCAAAGAATATGCCAAGCTCTACCTTCACTTTGGTACCTCCTGTAGGCCCCTCCCTGCCCCTTTTGAAGTATGAAGTTTCTAAAATATTCAGTTGCCTAGGACACTAACATAAATACATCTCACCAGAACTCAGTCCAGTGGATCAAATACATGGAAGAAACTACTACCTTGCTGAATGACAAGTGCAGATCCAAAGGTCCTGAACAGTAAAAGTATCCCAGTTTGAAGACCCTCAAGTGAAGATCAGCACTGTGTGTCAGGTTATCGATGTATCCTATTTGTCTCATACACCAGTGCAAACATACATGAACCATAAGCGTCCCTAGAAGAGTCTTATAATTTGATTTACTAACATATCCTGCGAATTTACTATTTTGCATCTGTTCTGCCATGGGTTAGTTGCATTTATGACTATAAGCAGTTAGAATGCACAGAACTGTTTGGCTGAGGttttttcaaaagttatttttattcttaaaatttaCATAATTACTGCTCTATCTGTAACACCTGTTACAGCTATGTGGCTCAGAGGAGAAACTAGTAGCACAGAAGATAACAGTATATATAAAGGTGTCTATATTTCACGATGTTCTAAGATGATCCTAGTCAATTCTGAAAGCACACAAAAAGAATCACCTCATGGAGACCTGAATTCTAAACCAATAAAAGTCAAGGTCTTCACTGAGATATAAAGCATCTAGAGAAAACATGTTCCTGCTTCTATGGTAAACCAGTATTCCAACAATAAACAGGAAACAGCAGAAGACTTGGTAGCTAAAAGAAACTGGGCAATTCCTAAAGAAGCTGACACTTCCAAAACAAAAGAGAACTAAACAATAAGTATATGCAGATATTGAGACATTAAAATTGGTAACACCCACATTTTATGACATTACATGTGAACAATTACATATAAACAATTCTATAATGTTCAGAGGCACATGGACAAAGTGAGTCCTGTACCACTAAACAGCTTTCAAGATTCCTAGGAGTTTATAACTTACTAGATTATAAACTTGTGTGTGTATCTACCTATCTCAAAGGcaaaactgcaaatgaaaagcCACAACATGCCACACaaaccacaagaaaaaacaacacagtttCAGACATTTGTTGGCTGGAATCACCTGTATCTACCTGGTTTTTGACTTACACATCCAATCTAGTCAGTCATATGACAGGTAAGTTACATTAAAAGACCACCACCATATTATATTACTGGTAGTTTAATGCTGGTTTTCTAAACTCAAAGAGAAGACCTGTTTCCATGTGTTTACCTTGAGGGTGCAAGTGCCATTTGTTACTGCACCCTCAGTAATACCAGCAGCGTGCAGAAGCCCGGTAAAGCAGAAGCATTTGGGGACAACCTTTGAACCAAAGCAAGGCACTGGTGAAATTTAAAAAGGTAAAGGCAATGAGTAGTCAGGATTAGAACATGCTTAGGCAAGCATTAATAAAATACAGGTCCTGAATCAGAGGCCAAATCAAACATTTTACATCAAGTtttcaaacaatttaaaaaagcagcactCTCTCCTGTCTTTTTTAACCAGGCAACAGATACCACTTACTGTTCTCATTCTATTCTGGATGCAAGAACAATCTATAAAACTGCCTTAGCGTAAGTACAATCTATAAAACAATTTATAAACTTATAAAAACTTCTGTAGAATCTAAGGACATACATACCATTTGTCCTTTAGGAGAACCTTCTTCTGTTAGTTTTTCAAATAGCTCTTTTGATGACTGGATGTTCTGCTTCAGGTAATCCCCAAACAACAAAGCATAAGACACTTTCTCCATTGCCTTGGTATGATTCATGTCAGCTGCTTTCAGAAGATATTGATATGctcttaaaagaaaagaatttcttaagTCAGCTTGAGGCAAATAAATAGATTCCATTCATAAACCTGAAGATTCTTGGGAGGTGTTCTGTTCCTGTTTTAGCCTCTATTTTCTACAAATGCATCTTCCTACAGTCATTTGTTCCAGTTCTGAATCATCAATCTATGCAACAACTTGTAGATTTAGCTAACAGACAAACCAGATTTTAATGTTTACTCTACTCCATATGCAAaacagtatgcatttcctccccTGTAAGATATACAAAGTTTTTAAGGTCAAATGATCATGTTTTTGTAACAACAATTTTAGGTCCTGCACTAGTTATCTAGTAGGACCACTACTCTTGACAGCTTCACAGATCATGACAGAAAAAAGATGACTGAAAAAGACTATGGAATCTCTTTGATTTGAGTACAAAGTCGTTCCAATGAAAACACCAAGTGTTGGGTCCAAGACAACTGCATACATGATCAATTTTGTGATGAAACAGTCATGCTAACCATGAGAAAGTTCTCTGAAAACTCCCCTTTATTTCAGCCTCAAAAGCTACAGTAGTCCTCCAAAGCAATTTCATAGCAGCTGGTTTCACAGCAATTTAAAAACCTGTAACCTTAAACATTGTTATACAGTACTGTCAAGCATGCTTCAGCTTGGTTTCTCATGGACCTCTGATACCATTCCAAGATTCTTTACCTCTACTCCTTTCTATTCTcagacttgttttctttctttagataCTGTCTCCCTTTGTCTTTGACAATGCATGATGGAAAACCTCTAGCTGTGTTTCAGTTTCCCTGACACATAAAGTAGAAATACACTCCCTTATCTCCACAAACAAGTAACACAGTAATAGTGCTCACATAATAATCAGCAGCCTGAAGTCACCACTTATTGAAGTTGTCAACATGAGTACCAGGGAGTTCTAAATTAACACAGCTATTCTTCATTATAGTGGTAAACTGACAACTATTTCATCAGTAATATATACAGAGTAGAAAGTAAGCAGACCAGAGTGAACAGAacactaatttaatttttttttatctacaAGCATTACCCTTTTCTCTCATACAATGTTAATTAGAGTTTTAACAATTTGTTGAGATTAAGTTTAATACTATTTTTATGGTGACTGAAAATATCAGAAAGCAGGAACAAGAACTGAGCAGGagaagaaaagctgatttttcccATTTAATCTTTGAAGCAGAAAACATGTTAGAAACATTTGGAAGTGGACAGTTATCTTGTATCACATTCTCAAGTTTTCTTCTGGGCAATTGCCACATATAAATAATGGCTAGAGAACTGCAGCACCATCTTGCATTAAGTCGATGTTTTGATGACATCCActcttcagaaattaattttacacaATTTTTAGTGGAATCAGAGGAAAGCAGGCataagtttgtttttttaaataccctgaaattactatttattttcaGTACTATTACTGCATTGTTTGATGCTAAGTCCAGTCAAGTGCAAAGTCCGGAGCAACATAAAGTTATTTTATAGTTAAGCCAGGGTGACCAGCCATGTCATCCTTCTCTTGTGGGGGTGGAAGAAGTAGACTTACTCTTTCTTCTGAGACTTTTTACTGCTTTCATTAAGGATTTTCATTCCAGTCTGATAAACATCCTCAGCTTCTTGCATCTGCCTTCTCTTATTAGACTGCTcttcagctaaagaaaaaaagaaaagactacaTTAAGGGCTCCAATTACACAGCTCAAGCCTGTTTTCTCAAAACTCCTATTTGTTCTAAAGGGAAAATACAACCAGAAACATGTCTCTGAAGACCAATAAACAACCGAAATAAttcaaaaagctgtttaaagGACGCGTTGGGTATCTTGGTAGACAGTATCTTCTCATGTGATGTCTCTCATGTACAAGTTTGCtgttaaaatattcttttcattgcTCCAAAGCAAGCTGTGCAAGGAAAAGAGGCTCCTCCTTCAGGAGGACGTTTCCTACAGAAGGGTTGCCTTTGTGCAAGAAATCAGTGAGTATAATGGCAAACACTGTCAAAGCCCTATACTCCTACAGTCTCAGAAGACAAGAGTTTTCTAGATGCCTCCGCTGCAAGATTTCCCAAATAGCTTTGGGAAGTGGCATTTGCATTATAATCTTTTCCATCATGAGAACTCTGCCTTTATAATTACTTGTATATCACAGTATAAAGTGTCCATTAATATATGACAGGGACTTCCAGACCCTGAAATAAAGGGCATTAAGAAGACTGAAAGCATTAGCTTAAGAAAGCATTCCTTGGACAAGAACAAGACATCAGTTCCTTACTTTCACAGAAGCCCCATTTTTGATCTTTCTTGTAATCATAGGTTGTTGCACACCAAAGTCTGCCATCTTCCCTCCCATCTGCAGTGCACTCCGCATACTCCTTCTCCATAAACAAAAAGGGAAAGTGGCAAGGTTCACCATCTGCAGTGCCTCCAATAGCtctcaaaactgaaaatacataCCCAGGAATTAGATTGTTTTCCTTTACTCCACAAATTAAAGTCATCTACTACATATAGGAAAGCActcttttgttggttttaatttctATGAACTGCATTTAATCAAGTTTGCAGTTAAATTTCCAAAGCCtgaaaaagcaattatttcttctgaatagcacttaaaaaatattatgattatttttaattaggaaGTGAAAAAGAAGGTATGTGGTTTCTTATATTCCTTAGTTCTaagcaaagaaagtatttttgtttaGATTGGAGAAAGCAAATCTCAGTTACATTTTTATTGCCTACCAAAATAAACAGacctttgtttctcttctctgcacTTCCTTCCTCAGGCAAAAGAATACCCTCGAAGAGCCTTCCAGTGCATATATTCAGACAAAAATCACAACAGAAACATTCACATTGCCAAATGTGATACTGAAAGTACTTAAATATCAGCAGGGAGTACACTTAGAACATACAGCTGTAAGAAGAGACTTAAATTAAATCACTATGAGCCCAGTCATTTTCTATTGTTGCATATACTTATACTGAAAACTTTATTTCACTTTGCCAATATGTTTAAGTTGCATTCAAAGTTACTTTGAATAGCATGATTTATTTCTCATGCACTAGAACTTCAAAGATTACCGATTCCAAaattgtagtttttttttttttttttaaaaaaaaccaatctTCTATGAGGACTAAGAATTATCTTAGCTTTCTAGataattgaaattatttctgttagcCTTTTATAAAGGTTTTTCTCCTTCACTAAGCTAAATCCAGAGCTGGGTTCATCTTCATTTGAAGACATTTGCAAAGTCATAAAATTGAGAATGTCAATTATATGGTGTTTTTTCAGGTTAAGGTTGTAATTCTTGC
The sequence above is drawn from the Strix aluco isolate bStrAlu1 chromosome 4, bStrAlu1.hap1, whole genome shotgun sequence genome and encodes:
- the SEL1L gene encoding protein sel-1 homolog 1 isoform X5, with the protein product MGRRARLGLVLCLAALWAGGLAAADEEGNQDESLESKTLSAEDQVKDHSTGTRVVAGQIFLESGKSDSQSEDEENFHSQEEEKENSLEELNSLEMSNLLNKDLEEAEIQSPVLRAIGGTADGEPCHFPFLFMEKEYAECTADGREDGRLWCATTYDYKKDQKWGFCETEEQSNKRRQMQEAEDVYQTGMKILNESSKKSQKKEAYQYLLKAADMNHTKAMEKVSYALLFGDYLKQNIQSSKELFEKLTEEGSPKGQMALGFLYASGLGVNSSQAKALVYYTFGALGGNLIAHMILGYRYWAGIGVLQSCESALTHYRLVANHVASDISLTGGTVVQRIRLADEVENPGMASGMLEEDLIQYYQFLAEKGDVQAQVGLGQLHLHGGRGVEQNHQRAFEYFNQAANAGNSHAMAFLGKMYSEGSDVVPQSNETALQYFKKAADMGNPVGQSGLGMAYLYGRGVPVNYELALKYFQKAAEQGWVDGQLQLGSMYYNGIGVKRDYKQALKYFNLASQGGHILAFYNLAQMHATGTGVMRSCHTAVELFKNVCERGRWSERLMTAYNSYKDGDSNSAVVQYLLLAEQGYEVAQSNAAFILDQKEASIVGENETYPRALLHWNRAASQGYTVARIKLGDYHFYGFGTDVDYETAFIHYRLASEQQHSAQAMFNLGYMHEKGLGIKQIRYGRKS
- the SEL1L gene encoding protein sel-1 homolog 1 isoform X6; its protein translation is MGRRARLGLVLCLAALWAGGLAAADEEGNQDESLESKTLSAEDQVKDHSTGTRVVAGQIFLESGKSDSQSEDEENFHSQEEEKENSLEELNSLEMSNLLNKDLEEAEIQSPVLRAIGGTADGEPCHFPFLFMEKEYAECTADGREDGRLWCATTYDYKKDQKWGFCETEEQSNKRRQMQEAEDVYQTGMKILNESSKKSQKKEAYQYLLKAADMNHTKAMEKVSYALLFGDYLKQNIQSSKELFEKLTEEGSPKGQMALGFLYASGLGVNSSQAKALVYYTFGALGGNLIAHMILGYRYWAGIGVLQSCESALTHYRLVANHVASDISLTGGTVVQRIRLADEVENPGMASGMLEEDLIQYYQFLAEKGDVQAQVGLGQLHLHGGRGVEQNHQRAFEYFNQAANAGNSHAMAFLGKMYSEGSDVVPQSNETALQYFKKAADMGNPVGQSGLGMAYLYGRGVPVALMTGPNLPAEL
- the SEL1L gene encoding protein sel-1 homolog 1 isoform X7 yields the protein MGRRARLGLVLCLAALWAGGLAAADEEGNQDESLESKTLSAEDQVKDHSTGTRVVAGQIFLESGKSDSQSEDEENFHSQEEEKENSLEELNSLEMSNLLNKDLEEAEIQSPVLRAIGGTADGEPCHFPFLFMEKEYAECTADGREDGRLWCATTYDYKKDQKWGFCETEEQSNKRRQMQEAEDVYQTGMKILNESSKKSQKKEAYQYLLKAADMNHTKAMEKVSYALLFGDYLKQNIQSSKELFEKLTEEGSPKGQMALGFLYASGLGVNSSQAKALVYYTFGALGGNLIAHMILGYRYWAGIGVLQSCESALTHYRLVANHVASDISLTGGTVVQRIRLADEVENPGMASGMLEEDLIQYYQFLAEKGDVQAQVGLGQLHLHGGRGVEQNHQRAFEYFNQAANAGNSHAMAFLGKMYSEGSDVVPQSNETALQYFKKAADMMCFPVFSG